The following is a genomic window from Longimicrobiaceae bacterium.
GGCATCTCCGCCGCCGCGCGGACCGCGGCCTTCGCCATCTGGAGCGCCACCGGCGACTTCGCCGCCATCCCGCGGGCGAATCCCATGGTCCGCTCGCGCAGCTCCGCCGCGGGGTGCACCACGTCCACCAGCCCGATCCGCAGCGCCTCCGCCGCGTCGATGATCTCGCCGGACAGGATCAGCCGCATGGCCTGCCCGGTGCCGACCACGCGCGGGAGGCGCTGCGTCCCGCCGCCGCCCGGGATGATCCCCAGGTTGATTTCCGGCTGCCCGAGCCGCGCCCCGTCCGAGGCGATCCGCACGTCGCACGCCAGCGCCAGCTCGCACCCGCCGCCCAGGCAGAAGCCGTTGATCATGGCGATGGTGGGCTTCGGGAATGCCGCGATCTCGTCGAACACCCGGCGCCCCGTCATGGCCGCGCGCTGCTCCAGCGGCGTGCGCTGCGCGAACTCGCCGATGTCCGCCCCGGCGACGAAGGCCTTCTCCCCCGCGCCGGTGAACACCACCACGCGGACCGATTCCTCCTCGCGGAGGAAGTCCAGCGCCGTGACGACGTCACCGCGGACGTGGGAGTTGAGCGCGTTCCGCTTCTCCGGCCGGTTGACGGTGACCGTTGCGACCGCGCCGTCGATGTCGACCAGGATCGTCTCGTAGCTCACTTGCCGTCCTCCCAGCGGTAGAATCCCTCGCCCGACTTCTTCCCGAGCTTCCCCTCCGCCACCATGCGCCGCAGGATCTCCGGCGGGCGGTACTGCTCCCCGCCGAGCGCGTCGTTCAGGTACTCCGCGATGCCGAGGCGCACGTCCAGCCCCACCAGGTCGGTGAGCCGCAGCGGCCCCATGGGGTGGTTGTAGCCCAGCGTCATGGCCGTGTCGATGTCCTGCGGCGACGCGACGCCCTGCTCCACCATCCGCATAGCCTCCAGCCCGAGCACCACGCCGAGCCGCGACGACGCGAACCCCGGCGTGTCCGTCACGACGATGGGCTCCTTGCCGATCTTCCGCGCGAAGGCGAGCGCCGCGTCCACGGTGGCCTGCGAGGTGGCCTCGCCGCGCACCACCTCCAGCAGCTTCATGATGTGGACGGGGTTGAAGAAGTGCAGCCCCACCACTTGGGCCGGCCGCCCCGTGGCCTCCGCGATCCGGGAGATGCTGATGGACGACGTGTTGCTCGCCAGGACGGCGTGCGCCGGCGCGTGGCAGTCCGCGTCCTCGAAGGTGCGCAGCTTGACGTCGATCCGCTCCGGCACCGCCTCGACGACGAGGTCCGCGTCGTTCACCGCGTCGCGCAGGTCGGCCGCCTTGTGCAGGTTGGCGATCGCCATCCCGCGCACCTCCGGGGACACCTTCCCGCGCTCCACCCCCTTGTCGAGGTTCCCCTTGATCGCGGCCAGCGCCGCGTCCACCTGCCCCGGCTGCGGGTCGAAAAGGCTGACCCCGAACCCCGCCATGGCGCACACCTGGGCGATCCCGTGCCCCATCGTCCCCGCGCCGAGGACGCCCACGCGCTCCAGCTTCTCGTCCACCC
Proteins encoded in this region:
- a CDS encoding enoyl-CoA hydratase-related protein produces the protein MSYETILVDIDGAVATVTVNRPEKRNALNSHVRGDVVTALDFLREEESVRVVVFTGAGEKAFVAGADIGEFAQRTPLEQRAAMTGRRVFDEIAAFPKPTIAMINGFCLGGGCELALACDVRIASDGARLGQPEINLGIIPGGGGTQRLPRVVGTGQAMRLILSGEIIDAAEALRIGLVDVVHPAAELRERTMGFARGMAAKSPVALQMAKAAVRAAAEMPLSAGLAYETELFVTCFGSDDKREGVAAFLEKRPAEFTRR
- a CDS encoding 3-hydroxyacyl-CoA dehydrogenase family protein, which encodes MDEKLERVGVLGAGTMGHGIAQVCAMAGFGVSLFDPQPGQVDAALAAIKGNLDKGVERGKVSPEVRGMAIANLHKAADLRDAVNDADLVVEAVPERIDVKLRTFEDADCHAPAHAVLASNTSSISISRIAEATGRPAQVVGLHFFNPVHIMKLLEVVRGEATSQATVDAALAFARKIGKEPIVVTDTPGFASSRLGVVLGLEAMRMVEQGVASPQDIDTAMTLGYNHPMGPLRLTDLVGLDVRLGIAEYLNDALGGEQYRPPEILRRMVAEGKLGKKSGEGFYRWEDGK